A genomic segment from Aegilops tauschii subsp. strangulata cultivar AL8/78 chromosome 1, Aet v6.0, whole genome shotgun sequence encodes:
- the LOC109765111 gene encoding uncharacterized protein, which produces MASNQDKASYRAGEAKAHTEEKAGQVTGAAKDEACDAKDRASGAAGQATGKGQGAVEATKQKAGEAGQKTSETAQAGKDRAAEGKDRTGSYLGHATEGTKQKASEATEYTQDRASDAAQYTKDSAVAGKDKTGSVLS; this is translated from the exons ATGGCCTCCAACCAGGACAAGGCAAGCTACCGCGCCGGCGAGGCCAAGGCCCACACCGAG GAGAAGGCCGGACAGGTGACCGGCGCGGCCAAGGACGAGGCGTGCGACGCCAAGGACCGGGCGTCGGGCGCGGCGGGGCAAGCGACGGGGAAGGGGCAGGGCGCCGTGGAGGCCACGAAGCAGAAGGCCGGCGAGGCGGGGCAGAAGACGTCCGAGACGGCGCAGGCCGGCAAGGACCGGGCCGCCGAGGGCAAGGACCGGACCGGCAGCTACCTCGGCCACGCGACCGAGGGGACCAAGCAGAAGGCCTCCGAGGCGACGGAGTACACGCAGGACAGGGCTTCCGACGCGGCGCAGTACACCAAGGACTCCGCCGTCGCCGGCAAGGACAAGACCGGCAGCGTCCTCAGCTAG